The following nucleotide sequence is from Psychroflexus torquis ATCC 700755.
GACATGTATCCACATAAAAAAAGAACAGAAGACCCCATGTATTGCGATTATTGCAATCCATAAATGAATGAATAATAGGAATAAGGCATGGAATAGAAATTTTTTTAATGACCAAAATGGATTTTAAAATTGAGTAAGCAAAGAAAATATAATTTGAACGAAATTGGATGTCATGTTAAGTAGTGTAAACTAAGACTTTAACATTCCAAATTGAAAGTTGGTCTTCTGCTCAAACTGGTGAAATAATACCACATAGAAAATTCAATCATAGCAGTAAATCTAAGTTGGAAGGAAATCTCAACCGAACGCGCTGAACAAACTGAATTTAAAGAAAATCAAAAAAAATACCTTAGGTCTATAATTGCAATCAATTTTATCTTTTTTACTATCGAAATGTCTACGGCTTATTCTCAAAACCCAAGGGTTTTGTTGTCGATAGCTTATATATGCAAGCAAATAGCTTAGTCCACAAAATTGGTTTATTTAAGAACTGGAATAATGCTATCTCCAAAATCACACTTATTTTTGGTAAGCCTTCTGGTAAGATGACCATATTTCGTAGATGGGCTGTCCTTTGGAACTATTCCCTTGGTGATGCCATTCTCCCTTTATAACCTCATAATTAAATTCTAGATCTGCCCCTACTCGATCTTTATCCTTTGAGAAAAAAGTAATACGCTCGGTATAAATACCGTTTTGGGCAGTGTATGTTCCACCACCACTAGCTCCTAAAGTTTTAGTATCAGAATTAAACGCTATCCATTGAAAACGACCACCTCCCAGAATTTTAACGGTACGTCTATCACCTGGTGTCATAGTCTTCATCTCTCCATCGCGTTGCCTACCCGTAATGACCCAATTACCATTTAGATCGTCATTATTTATAGAAACCCTTTCCCAAACCTTGTTCGAGGTTGCACTTGAAAGTTGAATACTACTTTCGTTAACCCAAGTCATTAAATACTGGTGCTCTATCCCGATCTTAGAATCATCATAAGTATCAAAGTCTCTAATTTCTATAAGATTTTTATTATCTATACGAAACTCACCTCCGGCTGCTCCTAGAAATGAATTATCCAATACATCCCTAGATCCTAAAGCAAAGTAACCCTCCTGTACAATCTTTATAACTTCTCGATTGGTTACAGCCTCACCGTTTAGATAGGTAAGCGTCCAAGCTCCATCCATAGTTTGTGCCTTTGAAATAAATAGACCTAGAAAAAGGACACATAAAAAGAGTAGGCATTTCATCAGTTTTGGAATTAGATTAGAACTCTTAATTTAGAAAAATAAGAGTTCTAATGGTTAAGTGAACCAATACAATTATGGTCTAAACATCTACTCTAAGGATGCTATTGAAGTCGCACTGTTACACGTTATGGACTTACAAAATTAAGCCCTACATTAAAGAAAAAAGGATTTTCAAAACTATTTACCATTCCAAAATCCTGGTCGCCAAAAAATCCTCTAAAAAAATCTGCATCACCGTCTAATTCATCAGCATCATAAGACCAATCATATCTGAGTCCAGCTTGGACACTTGCCCAGATGTATCCTGAAATTTTAGTTTGAAATTCCAATTTAGGTCTAACTTCTCCTCTTCGTATTTCATAAGAATTTCCATTAACTGAATAATCATCTATGCGGTAACTTTGACCCTCTAAATCAAATCCTGCAAGAAGAAGTGAGTTTTGGTTGATGTTGTAACGCAAATACGCTCTAGCTGGAAATAAGATCTCTGTTCCCCATTTTTTATTATCAGAAGTCCAATCAAACATGATAACAGGCACATAATTTAGATTTCCGACTCTATATGTTCTAGATACACCTACTCCCCATCGGAAATAATCATTTACCCGTCTTCCATAGATAGCAGCTGCACTATATCTAATGGTGCTCAAAGACTGGAATTCGTCCAAACCGTAATTACCACTTAAATCCATCTGAGTTTGAAACACTAAAAATTCTGTCTCATTCAGAGGGAAAAAGAAGGTATTGGTCCAGTTGATATTTCGAAGTCCATCCTCATTTAGAATACGACCTAAACTTCTTGCTTCGGTCCCATCTGGAAGGAATGTTGGAGACCGAGGAGAATTCAAATTTTCTCTTATATTATAACGCGTATCCATAAAATTAATTCCCGATTGCCAAACAAAACTACTTTTTGAAATAATAGGAATGTTGGTGTTCAATCTGAAACCACCAGTAAAATTTGCTCGCCCAGTTTCATTAATAGCTGGATTCTCCTCATCTACATCAAAACCATTATCAAGAGATTGAGGAAAGGTGACATTTGAAAACTCATACTTATAGGGCATCTGAGCATCAAAACTAACCCCTATAAATTTCTGGGGACTCATCCCAGAAATTTTAGGACTAGCATAGCGTTTTACCGGAGTGTCATCCTCCAATTCAAAATCATCATACTTACTGTAATCTTCTTCATCCTCTTGAGCTTGAATTGTATTCATACCAAAACCAAAAAGTACAAGCAGCGCAAAAATTTTGTAATTGTAATTCATATGTCCAAGATTGATTAAAAACATTTAGTAAAGGTATTAACCTCAACAACTTAATGTTTAAATTGATAGTTATTTTTTTCTAATAAGTCTTCTCCAAGTGTCTGTTCTACCAAAGGTTTTTACCCCCACATAACCTCGAATATCTAAGGTGTTTTCATCTTTCATAGTAATTATACAGCTGTAGCTTGTTCCATTTTCTGGATCGTATATAGTACCTTCTTCCCATATTCCTTCGCCTTGATATTCAAAGTCTTTTAAAATACGGAAGCCACGCAAAGGTGCATTTTGCATACTTTCATCTGGATTATTTTTATCTACTTTAGGCTCTCC
It contains:
- a CDS encoding DUF6268 family outer membrane beta-barrel protein encodes the protein MFLINLGHMNYNYKIFALLVLFGFGMNTIQAQEDEEDYSKYDDFELEDDTPVKRYASPKISGMSPQKFIGVSFDAQMPYKYEFSNVTFPQSLDNGFDVDEENPAINETGRANFTGGFRLNTNIPIISKSSFVWQSGINFMDTRYNIRENLNSPRSPTFLPDGTEARSLGRILNEDGLRNINWTNTFFFPLNETEFLVFQTQMDLSGNYGLDEFQSLSTIRYSAAAIYGRRVNDYFRWGVGVSRTYRVGNLNYVPVIMFDWTSDNKKWGTEILFPARAYLRYNINQNSLLLAGFDLEGQSYRIDDYSVNGNSYEIRRGEVRPKLEFQTKISGYIWASVQAGLRYDWSYDADELDGDADFFRGFFGDQDFGMVNSFENPFFFNVGLNFVSP
- a CDS encoding DUF2147 domain-containing protein, which codes for MKTKLFLITFCLLGYFSFAQEAGDIVGVWEPGHGKAKVKIDKIDNKFYGKIVWLKEPIDPVTGEPKVDKNNPDESMQNAPLRGFRILKDFEYQGEGIWEEGTIYDPENGTSYSCIITMKDENTLDIRGYVGVKTFGRTDTWRRLIRKK